The Flavobacterium sp. M31R6 nucleotide sequence TTATAGTGCAATGCATAAACAGATGCAAAAGCCATATTTAATGCTTCGGTGTAGGCAACTTCATAATCTTTCTCTTTGCTTTTTCCTACTTCGGATTTAAAAATCACTTTACCATTACAATCTTTAAGAGCAACATACAATTTAGTTATCAAAAATCCGCTTTCTTTCAATACATCCACATTTAATAGACTGCATCTATCACTGTATTCTTTTGGAATTGTTTCATTGGCATAAAAAGCCTCAAAACCTGCTTTTTTTAAATTAACTTTTGTCAATGTACTCAGTCGGTACTGATTTTCGCTTTTAAGAAAATCATATTTTAAAGGAATAATAACTGCGGGATAATCATTGACCGATTGGGAAAAACCATAGCTTGAAACAAGCAACAACAGGAATAGAAATTTAGTCTTCATGTTTTATAAATATTTTTTTAATTCTAATAAATGAGTCACTTGTTTGATGTTTTTCTCTACTTTAATTTTTTTATCATTAAAAAAAATAGCATCTAATCCTGCATTCAACGCACCTTGTACATCGGCCTCTAGACAATCTCCAATCATGATACTGCTTTCTTTATTGGCTTGAGCCGCATTAAGTGCATACTCAAAAATAACAGGATTAGGTTTCTTAACACCTGCCATCTCTGAATTGGTTATCGTTTTGAAAAAACCAGAAATGTTCGAATTGTTCATTTTTTTGTATTGCACATCGGCAAAACCGTTGGTAATAATATGCAATTTATACTTTTTTTCTAGATATTCCAGTACTTCAATTGTACCATCAAATAAACGATTATTTTCAGGCAATAACTGAATATAATCATGCGCTATACTTTCTATTTGAGCATCCGAAACAAAATATTCCAACGCATCGAAAGTATGTTTGAGACGATTATATCGCAATTCAGCATGTGTAATTTTATCATATTGGTATAATTTCCAACAGGCTTGATTGATTGGAACGTACTTTTCTATGAAATCAGCAATTTCGATTGTTGGATGATCTTTCTTCAAAATGGTATCAAAAGCCAATTCCGAATTGACATCAAAATCCCAAAGTGTATGATCTAAGTCGAAGAATATATCGGTAATTTTAGTAGAAAACATGTAATGGCATTATTTAAAAATTCGTTTGTCGAAAGGAAAATCAATTTGTTCAGTAATTTTAATTTTATAAAAATCTATATGATATGGATTAATTAAAAAATTGAAATCACCTTTTACTACAGCCGATGGAACTTTCAAAATACAAGCTACGTTTCTTCTTATGAAATCATCTCCCAAAAGAGGTGTCTCAAAGGTACAAGGAAAAACATTCCAATCTATAGATAATTTATTGGGATCTAAAATTTCTACGAAAATATCATCAGGAATATCAATTGTCAGCATCACAAAATCATTGGGCAAAGTGGCCAATGAAAGATGAACCAAGACTTCGGCCATTGCCAAGGCTCTATTCTGGGCACAATAAATAATCTCTGTCCCTTTTGAATTCCAACGCGCACCAGAAATTGAAGCCCCTTTTCCTGACAATTCAATAGGGTGTTTTTTGCGTGCTAATCGAAAAACTTCCATTAAACAAAAATCCCTTGATCTATTTTATTCAATTCATTCACTACCATTTCTTTACCGTAAGAATCTCGGAGTAATTCAATTGGTTGTAAATTTCCAAGCGCAAATGAAGGTGTATTTAACCACAAGTAAAATTGTGTTTCTGTGTCAAAAACATCATTCCCTAAAGAAGTCACCTCAGCCAATTCTAATATTTTTTCGGATTGTAAAGGTTTGAAAATAAAATCTTCTTTGATTTTATTCCTTTGAAGTGATTTTGTGGAAATCCCTAAAAAAGAAGCCCAATCCTCTTCATTAAAAGGGGTTATTTCTTTTATCAAATTAAAAAGCTCATACGGAATTCCTTCGCGGATAGCGTGAACAATCAGCATTCTATTTTTCAAAAACTCATCATAAGTGATTTTCTTATTCAAAAGCTTATATCCTCTCTCCTGCTCCACTCTATTTACCAAAACTCTAACAGCTTTATCAATAGCTTCTCTTGGTTTTAATTTAATCGCTTCCATAAAAATACATTTGTCTGTAAATATAAGACAAATGTCTTATTTAGGCAAGTTTTTTAAAATATTCCTTCATCAACAAAACTAAAGTAACCATTTTCTGTTATGATTATATGGTCCAAAACAGGAATATCTAATTGTTGCCCTGCCGTTTTAATCTTTTTAGTTATTTGAATATCGGCATCGCTGGCTTGCAATTTTCCGGAAGGATGATTATGTGCGAGGATTATTGCAGTTGCGTTTTGTTCAAAAGCAATTTTGAATACAATTCGGACATCGACCATTGTTCCGGTCATTCCTCCCTTGCTTAACTGAGTTTTGAAAAGCACTTTGTTGGAATTATTCAAAAACAAAACCCAAAATTCTTCGTGAGGTAACTCGCCTATTATCGGCTGCATAATTTCGAAAACTGCTTTACTGGACGTTATTTTCGTCAACTCAGCTGCATCTTCGTTTCTCCTTCTCCTTCCCAACTCCATTGCGGCAATTATCGAAATCGCTTTGGCTTCGCCAATTCCTTTAAAATTCATTAATTGTGCAATAGATAGCTTCCCCAAAGCATTCAAATTATGATCTACACTTGCCAAAATTCGTTTACTCAAACCCACCGCCGATTCATTTCGGCTTCCAGAACCGATCAGTATTGCAATCAATTCGGCATCACTCAAAACACTTTTGCCTTTGAGCATCAATTTTTCACGAGGCTTATCGTCTTCGGACCAATTGGTAATGGGAAAAGCCCCCTGGCCCCCGAAGGGGGAATTAGAATCGTCTAAAATCATAATTTCATAAAGATTTAAATTTATACTATTTCAAGCGACCCTACTTACTTATCTATTTTCCCTATTATTTTTTGCATACAAACACTTTTATCTAATCCAATATAAGGCCCGTAATTATCGACAATTACATATCCTACTTTTTGATACAAACTAATCGCTTCTTGCTGTTTATGCAACGTTTCTAAAAGTGAAACTGAATAGTCCAATTCTTTTGCCCAAAGTTCCAATTCTTGCAATACTCTTTGAGCCAATCCCAATCCGCGAGCTTCTGGAGAAACAAACATTCGTTTTATTTCAATTGTATTCTTATCATATTTCTTGAAACATCCACAGGCAACTGGTTTTTCATCCAAATAAATTACTACTACATTCCTGTTCAACTCTATGATATTGTTTCCCCAATAATTGGTCTTCAATTCTGGGTATCGTTCCCACAAATACATATCAAATGTCTTTATCAACGACAAAAAATCAGAATTCTCGCTGGTTGTTTTTACAACTTTTACTATTGAGTCCATAAATCTTAAATCTTAGTTTTGCTAATGTATTAAAAAAAGAGAAAAATCATACAATAAAATTAATTTCTTATTTGATTTTGAAATAACTATGCAAAAAAAATATGCCAATTACAAAATTGCAATTGGCATATTGTACATTATAAAGAACCATTTCTATTCAATCAAACTTTTCACCTCATCAAAATTCAATCCACCATAATTCCCTGAACTCATTAATAATAAAGCAGAATTTTCAAGATTTAGATTAAACAAATAATCTTTAAAATCTTTTGGATTGGTATAAATAATCAAATCCTCTCTATTGAAAGCTTTGGCAATTTGTTCATATGTAACTTCTTCCAATTGTTTGATTTTTACAGCATCCGGCGAATAAAAAACTACTGCTACGTCAGCATATTCCAATGCGCCTTCATATTCTTTCAAGAACTCTGCATTCAAACTGCTGTAGGTGTGTAATTCTAAACAAGCCACAACTGTACGATTTGGATATTGCTCTTTCACGGCTTTGGTAGTCGCGGCCACTTTACTTGGTGAATGAGCAAAATCTTTGTAGGCTACTTTTGTTTTACTTTCGGCAATTTTTTCCAAGCGTTTAGATGCTCCTTTGAAACTGGCAATCGCTTCATAAAAATCGGCTTCATCGACTCCCATGTTCTGGCAAATCCATTTGGCTCCGGCTAAATTATTTAAATTATGCGCACCGAATACTTCAATAGGCATAGGCCCTTCTGGGGTTTCCAACAATGTTACCCCATCGTTTACAGTATAATTTGGCGTATGATAAGCCAATTTACGTATAGGATTAGTCGCTTTTTCGGCAACACGTTTTACTTCAGAATCGTCTTCATTGTAAACCAAAATTCCACCGTTTGTAATTTTATCAATAAAAATTTCAAACTGCTCCACATAAAAATCATAGGTTGGAAAAACATTAATATGATCCCAAGCAATTCCAGAAATCAAGGCGATATTTGGCTGGTATAAATGAAATTTAGGTCTTCTGTCAATTGGAGAAGACAAATATTCATCACCTTCCAAAACCATAAAATCATTCTCTTCGGTAAGATGCACCATCGTATCAAAGCCTTCCAACTGTGCTCCCACCATATAATCCACTTCAATATTATGATAATGCATCACATGCAAAATCATCGAAGTTATCGTCGTTTTCCCGTGTGAACCACCAATGACTACACGGGTTTTGTTTTTGGACTGTTCGTATAAAAACTCTGGATACGAATAAATTTTAAGTCCTAATTCCTGCGCTTTCAAAAGTTCAGGATTATCGGCTTTGGCATGCATTCCAAGTATTACGGCTTCAATATCGGATGTGATTTTTTCAGGAAACCACCCCAACTCTACTGGCAGAATTCCTTTTTTTTCCAATCTTGATTTTGAAGGTTCAAAAATGGCATCGTCACTTCCCGTAACTTGATATCCTTTGTTATGTAATGCCAATGCTAGGTTGTGCATTGCGCTTCCGCCTATGGCAATGAAATGTGTTCTCATTTATGTTTATTCGTTTATTCGTTAATAGGTTTAATAGACAAAAATGTTATCGAATAACCTTTACTTTCTGTTTTTATAATCTTCCCAAACCTTATTGGCTTTATCGGGTTGTTTCATTTTATTTTTATACAAATCGGCCAATTTTTGATAACAAACCTTTGAACCTCCTATCAAAATAGCTCTTTTATACTGTTGTTCGGCATTTGAATATCTATCGAAATATTCCTCGATATGACCACGTGACAAATACCCGTCAACTGGAGATATTTCTCTTAATTCACTCGAATACTTGATAGCTTTGGATTCACTTCCTCCCACAATTCCAGGCAATTTCAAATTCAACTCAATGAGAGCCCAACGTGCATCGATGTGTTTTGGGTTTAAAGCTATGGCTTTTTCAAAAGAAGATCTCACTTCACTAATCATTCCCAATGCTCTGAATTTATTGACTTCCAAAGATTTCATTCCCAAAGCACCACCGTATTTGTAATAATAATTAGCTTCTGTGGGTTTTAATGTTTTCAGATTATTATAATAGGAAATTGCTTTGTCCCAAGACTTATTATACCCTGCAATATCTCCCAAATACTCTATGGTTTTAAGATTTGACGGATTGTTTTTTAAGTAACTCTCCAGAATAGGCTGCGCTTGATCGAATTTTCCATCAATGAACAGTTTTTCTCCTTTTTCAAAAGATTGAGAAAACAATAATATTGGAAATAACAAAAAGACGCTTGCCAGTAGTTTCATTCACCAAAAATAAAGAATTTTTAAAAGAATAGAAGCCTTTTAACTTAAAAATAGGAATGAAATCAAATCAATAATACAGCTAGGAACTTTGCACAACTTAGACTTTAACCACAAAAAAAGCGTAAAAGTTCTTGACTCTTACGCTTTTCTGTTATTCCATTGTAAACAAACGTTCTATTTCGCTGGCTCCAACTGTGTGCTCACGGCAATTCTGTTCCAAGCATTTATGGTTACGATAGCCATTATAATCTGTGCGATGGTGTTTTTATCAAAAAACTGTTCTGCTTTTTTATACGTATCATCAGATAAACCATGATTATGAATCAAAGTAATTTCTTCGGTAATGGCCAAAATCACTTTTTCTTCCTCGGTAAATAAATTGGTCTCACGCCAAGCATTCAGTAAAAAAATACGTTGATTGGTTTCTCCATATTTCAGTGCATCTTTTGTATGCATATCAATACAAAACGCACATCCATTAATTTGGGATGTTCTAATTTTTATTAATTCTTTATTTGTTTTTGACAATTGAGATGCTGCCAAATAACCCTCCAAAGCGTACATCGCTTTATAAGCCTGAGGTTCTATTTCGTTGATGTTTATTCTCTTTTCCATTTTATTTGTTTGTTTTAAATTAACAGGACAAATTTCTGAAATAGATAATGGAAAAAACTTAAACCAGTTTAAGAACGCTTTTTATTTCTGATTTCGCTTAAATATTCAGGTGTAAAACCTAAAAAGGAAGCAATTAAATACTGTGGAATCCTTTGTACAAATTCGGGATGTCCTTTACACAAATGATCGTAGAATTCTTCCTTAGAAAAATCATACAGATATTTTATTCGCATTTGCGTTGCTGCGTAAGCCCGTTGGTAGATAAATCTAAAATAACGTTCAACTTTCGGGAATTCAGTCAATAGCTTTTCTTGTGCATCACGGTCAATTACTAAAATCTCAGAATTTTCAACAGCTTGAATATAAAATTCTGTTGACAGACCTCGCTCGTAAGCAAAGTTGTCTGTAATCCACCAATTTTCTATTGCAAATTCCGTAGTTTGTTCCATTCCTTTCGCATTGATAAAAAATTTTCGCAGACAACCGTTCAGTACAAAATAATGGGATTTGCAAACCTGTCCTTCAGCAAGTAAATTCTCTTTTTTCTTGACTTTTTTAATCTGAAAAAAAGCTAAAATATCCGAAAACTCTCTTTCGTCTATTACGATGAATTTTTCTAAATGATTTTTGAATATTTCAGACATGATTTTTATTCAAGGGTTAAAATAGATTCTTTATTTTTTCCTCAAATATACTAATCATTCAATCCTTTTCCGTCGAGAATTTGCGGTATGCATTTTTCAACCCTCGACTCACGGGTTTTCGATTGTTTGGGTGCCGAAAAATGCAACATATAGGCTCTTTGTCGTCCAGGTGTCAACGCTTCGAACACCTTTTTCAAATCTGGCAGTTCGTCCAATCTCTTTTTAAATTCTTCCACAAGAATGAATTCTTCCGTTTTTTTGAATTTAACTTCCAACCCTGCTTTTTCCACTTCAATGGCTTCATAAATATGGGCTTTCAAAATAGCTTCCTGACCCACTATTTCCTGAACATCGGTGAACCGAATCTGTCTCGCCGCCTGCACATTCTTTGATTGTTGGATCAAAATACCATCGGCATTACTTAACAAAGCTCCTTTGAAAAACAGAAAAGCGCAGTATTCTTTAAAATCATGAATTAAAACAATGTTCTTACCTTGAAACGTGTAGCAAGGAGCACCCCATTTCAACTCCTCGGTTAGCTGACAATCAAGAGCAATTCTTCTTAATTGCTCCAATGCTGGTTGCCATTTTGAGGTTTTATCAAAATAAAAATCAACTTTAGGATTCATGTTATTCTATTCATTTATTGATTAACAAATTATTTTTACAAATAACTCAACCACCATTTTTCCCTGTTCATTTGTTTATACTCGTCAAACTTTTTACATAATGGATAAAGCATAAGAACAATTCCAATCCAAACTGCATAAACCACAAAAAGACTAAAACCATAGCCTTTCATATTGGGTTCAAATCCTATCCAAGTTGAGAAAATGAATTTTTGCCAACCAAAACCAGACAGTTCAGCAAAAATCATTGCAATTATATGAATAAAGTAAAGATGCAGAATGTAATAAAAAAAAGGAACTCTCCCGAAAATCGAGAAGAAGTCAACAATTTTTCCTTTGAGTTTTTGTGTGTTAGCCAAAAACAAGAAAGCCCCACCCAAAGTCATCAACAAATACAAAAGTGAAGGAGGATATTTACTTGGATTCAAAAACGAAATTAAGTCTTGAGATA carries:
- a CDS encoding YjjG family noncanonical pyrimidine nucleotidase; the encoded protein is MFSTKITDIFFDLDHTLWDFDVNSELAFDTILKKDHPTIEIADFIEKYVPINQACWKLYQYDKITHAELRYNRLKHTFDALEYFVSDAQIESIAHDYIQLLPENNRLFDGTIEVLEYLEKKYKLHIITNGFADVQYKKMNNSNISGFFKTITNSEMAGVKKPNPVIFEYALNAAQANKESSIMIGDCLEADVQGALNAGLDAIFFNDKKIKVEKNIKQVTHLLELKKYL
- a CDS encoding RES family NAD+ phosphorylase, whose amino-acid sequence is MEVFRLARKKHPIELSGKGASISGARWNSKGTEIIYCAQNRALAMAEVLVHLSLATLPNDFVMLTIDIPDDIFVEILDPNKLSIDWNVFPCTFETPLLGDDFIRRNVACILKVPSAVVKGDFNFLINPYHIDFYKIKITEQIDFPFDKRIFK
- a CDS encoding antitoxin Xre-like helix-turn-helix domain-containing protein, producing the protein MEAIKLKPREAIDKAVRVLVNRVEQERGYKLLNKKITYDEFLKNRMLIVHAIREGIPYELFNLIKEITPFNEEDWASFLGISTKSLQRNKIKEDFIFKPLQSEKILELAEVTSLGNDVFDTETQFYLWLNTPSFALGNLQPIELLRDSYGKEMVVNELNKIDQGIFV
- the radC gene encoding DNA repair protein RadC; the encoded protein is MILDDSNSPFGGQGAFPITNWSEDDKPREKLMLKGKSVLSDAELIAILIGSGSRNESAVGLSKRILASVDHNLNALGKLSIAQLMNFKGIGEAKAISIIAAMELGRRRRNEDAAELTKITSSKAVFEIMQPIIGELPHEEFWVLFLNNSNKVLFKTQLSKGGMTGTMVDVRIVFKIAFEQNATAIILAHNHPSGKLQASDADIQITKKIKTAGQQLDIPVLDHIIITENGYFSFVDEGIF
- a CDS encoding GNAT family N-acetyltransferase, whose product is MDSIVKVVKTTSENSDFLSLIKTFDMYLWERYPELKTNYWGNNIIELNRNVVVIYLDEKPVACGCFKKYDKNTIEIKRMFVSPEARGLGLAQRVLQELELWAKELDYSVSLLETLHKQQEAISLYQKVGYVIVDNYGPYIGLDKSVCMQKIIGKIDK
- the murC gene encoding UDP-N-acetylmuramate--L-alanine ligase, with amino-acid sequence MRTHFIAIGGSAMHNLALALHNKGYQVTGSDDAIFEPSKSRLEKKGILPVELGWFPEKITSDIEAVILGMHAKADNPELLKAQELGLKIYSYPEFLYEQSKNKTRVVIGGSHGKTTITSMILHVMHYHNIEVDYMVGAQLEGFDTMVHLTEENDFMVLEGDEYLSSPIDRRPKFHLYQPNIALISGIAWDHINVFPTYDFYVEQFEIFIDKITNGGILVYNEDDSEVKRVAEKATNPIRKLAYHTPNYTVNDGVTLLETPEGPMPIEVFGAHNLNNLAGAKWICQNMGVDEADFYEAIASFKGASKRLEKIAESKTKVAYKDFAHSPSKVAATTKAVKEQYPNRTVVACLELHTYSSLNAEFLKEYEGALEYADVAVVFYSPDAVKIKQLEEVTYEQIAKAFNREDLIIYTNPKDFKDYLFNLNLENSALLLMSSGNYGGLNFDEVKSLIE
- a CDS encoding lipopolysaccharide assembly protein LapB — protein: MKLLASVFLLFPILLFSQSFEKGEKLFIDGKFDQAQPILESYLKNNPSNLKTIEYLGDIAGYNKSWDKAISYYNNLKTLKPTEANYYYKYGGALGMKSLEVNKFRALGMISEVRSSFEKAIALNPKHIDARWALIELNLKLPGIVGGSESKAIKYSSELREISPVDGYLSRGHIEEYFDRYSNAEQQYKRAILIGGSKVCYQKLADLYKNKMKQPDKANKVWEDYKNRK
- a CDS encoding carboxymuconolactone decarboxylase family protein, producing the protein MEKRININEIEPQAYKAMYALEGYLAASQLSKTNKELIKIRTSQINGCAFCIDMHTKDALKYGETNQRIFLLNAWRETNLFTEEEKVILAITEEITLIHNHGLSDDTYKKAEQFFDKNTIAQIIMAIVTINAWNRIAVSTQLEPAK
- a CDS encoding Crp/Fnr family transcriptional regulator — translated: MSEIFKNHLEKFIVIDEREFSDILAFFQIKKVKKKENLLAEGQVCKSHYFVLNGCLRKFFINAKGMEQTTEFAIENWWITDNFAYERGLSTEFYIQAVENSEILVIDRDAQEKLLTEFPKVERYFRFIYQRAYAATQMRIKYLYDFSKEEFYDHLCKGHPEFVQRIPQYLIASFLGFTPEYLSEIRNKKRS
- a CDS encoding YdeI family protein, with translation MNPKVDFYFDKTSKWQPALEQLRRIALDCQLTEELKWGAPCYTFQGKNIVLIHDFKEYCAFLFFKGALLSNADGILIQQSKNVQAARQIRFTDVQEIVGQEAILKAHIYEAIEVEKAGLEVKFKKTEEFILVEEFKKRLDELPDLKKVFEALTPGRQRAYMLHFSAPKQSKTRESRVEKCIPQILDGKGLND